In Malaclemys terrapin pileata isolate rMalTer1 chromosome 10, rMalTer1.hap1, whole genome shotgun sequence, the DNA window CATATAAGCAGaggctgcaggactgggccctatgGTTGTATCAAAATTTAAAAAGCCAAAGAAAGAATCTCAGGCGGATCATCCTTATTAACTGAGCTAGTATATTCTGTTTTCATCTATTTATAACTATAGTTTAATTACTTAGCAGACTTGGTTTCAGTTTATTCCATTGTTCCTTTAGCTTCAATTTTACACTGTCTGAAGCAAAGATATAGTTGATTGATTCATAGGAGAGGTCCCACATCTGTGACGGCTTCAGATTAAATGTTTTAGCAACCATCTGGTACTCCTGAGACAGATCCGTTGCAAAGACACCTTTATCGTCAGTCTGCGAgggagggtaaaaaaaaaaaagaacaatcaTTCAGTGTGTCTAGCTTTGCAAAATAGGAAATTAATTTACAATCAGTTTCACCCTACTGTATTTCAGTTTACTGCAGTTAGTACTTATTCTATCTTTAATTAAGTACTAACTGATAGAATAGCTGCAGTAATCTGTGAAATACAGTAAGGTGAAACTGGTTGTAAATTAATATCAATATATCTCATCCAAAAATATCATACGCTGAACAAAGAAGTCTAAGTGAAAGAACAgttcatttataaaaatatatgatGTCTATAAAAACAGCCAGAGTCTTTGTGATTTATTCTATGTCTCCTACTACACATGGAGCACCCTCTCCAAACTAATCCATAAAGCTGCTCCTACCGCTCCTCCTCAAGACACACTTCTACCATGATGCCTACAGagaagtgtcagaggggtagccgtgttagtctgaatctgtaaaaagcaacagagggtcctgtggcacctttgagactaacagaagtactgggagcataagctttcgtgggtaagaacctcacttctgtgGGGATTGCTGGCACTTATTTCAAAACAAGTCTGATGATTCAGAACCATCAAGTTATTCACAGGTGTAACTTATGTAAATGTGTGACCATACAACTGTtatcctttccccttccctgttccgcccccgcccttccccaccccccacttacTAGCTGCACCTTGTCTTATATTAGAGTATTTATCTTCAGAACAGGGTCTGTGTCATCCTGTACaacagtgcctagtgcaatggggccctgacttTGATTATGGTCCTTggctgctaccataatacaaatgataaataacaaTTAGATAAGTGTTGCCAGTTGAAATGTTCAAGTTAGGATCATTTAAGGACTAAGTTGGTCCCTGCTCCCTAATCCAGGGCTCTCGGGTGGATTTATGAACCATGCGAGGAAGAGAGGTCCCTAAATTTACCTTACTTAACTTGGCCACTGTGATGTTTTCTAACATGGATGTTTTTATAGATGCTGGCAATGGGAGCTGAGGTGCTTGGCATCTCACAGGATCAGGACTAATTACCTACAGGAGGGGTCCCATATTTTCCTCTGAATGCAACAGAAACATATTTCATATTACAAGGAAATAATAATTACAAGGAATtacaatttaaaatacaaatataggAGCTAAGATGTTCAAATGCAATGTTCCCTGGTTCATACCAAAAACCTATATAGACCCCAAATTTCATGTAAATCAGACTTTTAATCTACTGGGATTTGCTTCAATAAAAATTAGAAGTTGAATAACAAGAATTTTCCTAGATTTTTACTATATATTTCTCCCTAAACTAGGTATCGGATTTCTTATAAGTGAGGTCAGAGAAATTCCTTGTCCAGTTGGCTCTTGAATAGATAGTAACAGGTATGTTTCTCTAACTTGGCTCCAGTGACTCAGTTTCCATGTTCTGTATGGTCAGCATCTAAATGTATTCTGTACAATCAAAATGGCTTACACAAAGTACAGTGGGGTGGCCCATGTTGTACCAGTATCCAAAATGGTGTTTGTCACAGGAAGGTACAGTCTGACTTTTGAAGTTTGACGTCATGCAAAGTTCTAAGTGATAAAAGGAAAAACtatgaattaaaagaaaaaaacaaggatATGTACAGAACCAAAAATATGATCTTTGGATAGATTAATGTACACATTTCAATCCATAGCTGAATAGTTCAGTGTTAcctgttctatttattttttttaaatttgtggtGATTCACGACGCTTACAATATATTGTATATGCCAGCTAAGAACATATTcaaacacaggaaaaaaatgttcatgtGTGCGCACATGAAAATACCTGGATTTATACAGTCAAATGGGTGGTTAGGTGCACAGTTCACTAGTTGTGTGCCCAATTCAGGGTATTTGAAGAACTGGTGCATACATACAGACACCACATGCACTGCTCAACTGGTCAAGTATGTTATGTTTTGGTTTTCTACCTTCATCTGAGGCATCCAttattggccactgccagaggcaTGATATCAGATTGGACAGATCAATGCTCCAGTATCACAATTCTTATGTCCCTATGTATTTGAAGCAGATATAAAACTTTGAAGTCTACACAAATGCCACTAAATCCTTTTACATAGCTTTAAAAGATATTTCACTACACAAATTACTAAGCTGTAGTTTATTGATATTAACTAGGTGGCAACAGGTGTAAACACATGGCAATTTTGTACTATTTTAATGTTCCAGATCTCTGTTTCCTGTTTTCCTTTTCCCACTATTCGTTGATTATACACCAAGGACTGGCATTAAACTGCTAAGAAGCACGAATATTGAGAATGGTGTATGaaagaatgtgtgtgtatattgaaATATATGCATATAAAATATGTAGATATTTAATTAATGGCACTCAGTAAAAACGTTTAAAAATACTCTATgaccaattttgttttaaatgaaaaacagaagcATCAGTAGAACACCATATGTATCAGTTATTTTCTCACAGTATCCATTTATTTCCACATCACAAATATCTTTCCATATTTATTTCTGGGAGATATAAATCTATTCAGACTTACTGAATCATTTGCAAGATACAATGTATCAAAGCCTGAGGGCTACCAAGCAATTTTCTTATCTTCTTGCTTACCTATAGGTATGTGATTCTGTCTAACAAGCTGCACAAGATCCTCTGAACCCGTTGTAGAGTTGAGAAATGTACCATGTCCAATTCTGTCTGGAGGCAAACCAAGGAGAATTTTGGTCTCCTCTTCTTTATTTGGGATCTAAAACAGAATACACCCCCACGCACAGAGTCTGTAATGGCACCAAAATGCAGCTGAATAATCAAAGTTATACATCAGCCCCAGATCAGATCTGGGTTCTagattttttgtatttgtatattttatCAATAAAGAAAATGAGAAATAAGTATGTGTGTTAATTAGTGTTAGTTATTATGCTTTGGAGAAGGAAGAGATGCAGGAACTGGAAGATGGAAGTGCACTCATTGGAAAGCGGATAAAAGGACAGATCACATTAGTTATTTGCACTTCTGAAATACTTTTGATTGGAGGACCTCAATTAGCTTTACAAACCTTAATGAAATAAGCCTCAACTAGGAAGATTACAATTATCTCCAATGTACAAATGGATAAACTGACTGCAGAACAGAGAAGTTACACAATAAGACAGAGGCAGAAAGAAGAAGGTGAGGAACTTGGaagtacattttcaaagcactgcacaaGAGTTCCATGCAAAAAACTCATTAATAATATCAGCCTTCATTTCCTAAAGGCACTATTTCTTTCAGAAATTAGAAGGTTTTCATTATTCATCAGGCCTGCTAAATCAAACTCTAGGTGGATCTTCAATGTTAGAGATCATACTCCAAATTCTCCTCATCTCACATACACAAACAGAGCTAAAGAAGTCAACAGAACTATTCATGTGCGTAAAACAGGTACATAAGATCTACTATATGATATTCCAGATATAATTCAGGTGGGGGGGTAATGGATCAGTCAATGTATGTGTAAACTTCAAATTAATACTTATACTTCTGAAATATATAATACAATAAATTACAGCCAACAGTTCCTCCAATAATCCTTAATGAGCAAGGCTTAGTCATGCTCTTGAATCAGGGTTTTCCCTATGATACTGAGGTCCTATTTGTTTCCATAATTTAATAAATCATGACCTTGCAGATTTTAAGGCAGAGTATGTTATGTTACTGGTATTCCTTCTGTGGTTCTCAACATTTATTGTATTATATCATTTACTGTATTGATCTATCCAAAATTAATACAAAATTCAAAACTGACAATAGCACCATTGAAACATTTCTTGTGACATCAGAAATCACAGGAGTGGGGCCTGCATGGTTCTCTGGTGGACTGTAACATCCCTAGAAAGGTAGGAGAGATTTAGTCAAAGTTTCTTGATTAAGTTGGGTAGGTGGTTGGTTTTCGGTTCTTTTAGGGTTTTTTCCCTTCaaaatacatatatatgtgtgtttaCTTTAAATTTCTCTTTTCTAACCCCATCTCTTCAAAATGCCACAAACTAGCATTACTTCAGCCtaaaaaaactgaaaatccaCAGATGTTACTTTTAGTTACAGTAGGTTTTTATTTAAAGGCGGCTGCAGAAAAAGGTTAGCACAAACATTAAGAATTTACCTCTGAAAGATGCAATGCCAGTTTCAGACCTGCCTTTTTCGCTTCGAAAAGTGGTTCAAAAAAATCTTTGCCATGTCCTGCCTTGaagaaaaatccaaacaaaaatgcATGATTAATCAGGaggtattttttattaaaaccttTCCAATTATACAATCATGATGAAGTTTCAGAATATTAATATAATTCATTCAAAAGCagttaattttaataatttttattttgctaTCACATATAATCAACTATagtgaaacaatatttttcactTCAATTTAAGAACTATATTCTTcaacctcttttcttttctttataacAGCAGCATATTAGGTGCTTGTATTTTATGTCTACATGACCCTGCAGTTCAGACTATGGGATGTGAACTGCAATGCACACTGGCATGTTGCACTGTAACCCACCAGTGCTGACAGTGCAAACTAAAAGACACCTACTGCAATTCACACCCCAATATACCAAACTGTGGGGCCTTGTAAACCAGCTTTAGTTCTCATTTTGTGTCTATTCTCAGTATTAACTCAATATGCCTCAACCTCAATCAATCTGATACAATCAGAGCAATGTAGTAGTGGATGCTTTCCTGGGCTCAGAAGTTGCTTTTAAGTTCCCTTTTTTGATAGTTGTGTAtcattttgtacattttcaattttttgttagAGACAAGAGATGTTATCTTCACATCATGAATATGAGCAAGACATTTAACCAACAGCCAGCAAGTTTACTGTCTAACTATATAATGGAAACAGTGAAAATGACTACAAACTAAGTGCTAATAAATGTACAAGTAAATAGTGAGATAATAAAGAGAAATGTATTTCCCTAATTCTTTTCAGTTCAGCAAATGTTACTAGTAACAACACATCAGCGTGTTTATTTTAGTTGATGGTGTCCTTTACCTAAAGGGCAGTTGTTAAGAACCAAAACAACTTTCTGTACAATCCCCTCAACTCCTTCATACATTCCAAAGTCAAGTAAAATGACTAAAAATAGGAAGATAGGATTTGCCAGGCAAGAGCCATCATTCCAAGTACTACTTTGACTACTACTACCTGTTCTTCTGTCTTTAGATCGTGTGCCTTCTTTTATGTTTGAAAAAAACCTTATACAACATTGTTGGCACtatttaaaagaaattatataataataataatagcaacaaCATATTCTGCCTTCAGTGTTGGCCAATATCTCATACTTCAGATGAAGGCAAAAGCACTCCAAAACGCATCTATACCCATTTATATAATGTTTTAGATGTGGGAAAATAGTCGTTCCTAACCCTTGCCATGAACAGTTAATGCCCCCAAAGGAAAATTATCCAAAGCACtaagagtaaaaataaaatttgatacTATAATCATTACAACGATAAAAGTATCCATCTTCAAAGGAAAGTAACTTACGGTGGGATCACCACTGAGGTCAAGCCCTACCACAATCCCATCTGTGGAAAGGAGGAACTCTTCAGCCAGTTTAACAGTTTGCTTTGCCACGATAGGTCCACCTCTTCTATCTATTGCTATTAAAAACCTAGAATAGAGATGTACATCTTACATTAAATCACCAAACAGGTGATTGACAAAGAAACAATCTATTACCAGCAAAAGCAACACTGCACTCATAAATTAAATAGAAATTGCTTCTTTTGTCACAACCGTTACTGTAAAGCTCTGATGGCAAgtaacaggcagggccggctccaggcaccagcccaccaagcatgtgcgtggggcggcacctggaggggggcggcgcggcgctccggccggagagcagggccgcgactgggctcgccgtcCTCCCCGCAGcactccggctgccggggagagcagagccgcagcaggctcgccgccctcccccggcgctctggccgccgggatgAGCGGAGCCGTGGCAGGCACATGCATACCCACTCTAATTCCAGCATTACATTCATGGCATCTCCCTTCCAGCCATACTGGCTCCACTCTAGAGGCAAAAATGTAATACTGAAACAAAGGATTGGGCTTATATAGCTGAACATAAGGAGCTGGAACTCAACCCTCACTTGGGATAAACTGATTTTCTTTCAAtttcttttaataattttattagtatggtttggtttttcctttttcataAAACCAAAACAACTTTTTCCAGGTCCTGGGAAAGGAAAGATCTGGTAAGCTACATCTCCAGAGAAGGACCTCTAAATACTTCTTAAAAAACATACATCATCTCACATAAGACACAGCAAAGAGTTCTCCTGTCCTCTGGATAGGCACCATCCTTCCAGCCACTGCCTATACTGGCATCATGTCTCGATCTGGCTACTAGCCCCTGCCCACCAAAGTTCTGACTTTCATATATCAACTCTTTCTCTGAAGCTACTACCAATGCTGTTTTCTGGATTAGCCAGCAAGACCTGCCAGCTCAGAGAATTCAGCCCCTCCCTTCCACAAACAGCTTAGAATTTGACCTCTGCAACACCCTACATCTCAGGCACAGGCAGAAGATATTAAGGCCAATCCATAAGATACTAAGGAACCTCCTAACTGGCTGTACAATAGCTGACAACTGTGACATAGCAATATATTCTTATGATGTAATGTATACAAATGATACATGTATCTTAATTCACATTTATACCTAGTTTGTTATTATTATACCTCTACTAGTAAAAGGTGTAATCTATTTTGCCACAAAAAACTTATATGGTCCAAATTTTAAAAGGCAACAtttagcaaacagaaaaacatatttaaattttGGAGTGCAAAAAGTTAACTGTGTTTCACACATAAGTGACCCTGTGGGGGATGCAATTACCCATTCAGGCTGCACAATGTGGATTTCTGCAGGTGCTCCATTACAAGCCTCTTTGAAAAGGTAGCCCTATATCTTATATAGTTTACAGAAGGCCCATGAAAGAGGTCAAGAACTAAGGACAACTTTTCAGAGCAAATTTTTAACCTGTATTATTAGTTTCttgcaaaaaataattttatagctCCCACAGAGGAAAGCTGGATCCCTAACTAGTGGCTGTTTATCTTATTTGGGTTTCACACCATTTAGTTATCAAGTTTCTGACTTACAAACAATTATGAGAGGTTTTAATAAACTCATTTTGTTATTGGTTCACAT includes these proteins:
- the ADAL gene encoding adenosine deaminase-like protein; the encoded protein is MASGADQERQLRFYRELPKVELHAHLNGSISSVTMKKLLAQKQYLQIHNGMTVIDKGKKRTLEECFQMFNIIHRITNRTEDILMVTKDVIKEFAADGVKYLELRSTPREENGTGMTKRTYVEAVLEGIKQCKEEDLDIDVRFLIAIDRRGGPIVAKQTVKLAEEFLLSTDGIVVGLDLSGDPTAGHGKDFFEPLFEAKKAGLKLALHLSEIPNKEEETKILLGLPPDRIGHGTFLNSTTGSEDLVQLVRQNHIPIELCMTSNFKSQTVPSCDKHHFGYWYNMGHPTVLCTDDKGVFATDLSQEYQMVAKTFNLKPSQMWDLSYESINYIFASDSVKLKLKEQWNKLKPSLLSN